A window from Streptomyces sp. NBC_00271 encodes these proteins:
- a CDS encoding RNA-guided endonuclease TnpB family protein, producing the protein MIGVDLGIKHLAVFSDGRPTAENPKHYDTARRKLGRLSRTIARRLGPDRRTGQQPSKRWQRADAARNRVHYRTANLRRDALHKLTTSLAREYGTIVVEDLNVSGMLRNRRLARVVADAGFGEIRRQLAYKTRWNGGTLEVADRWFPSSKTCSGCQAVTPKLPLRIRMYVCDHCGLVLDRDENAALNLAALVKRHVAGSGPETENGRGADRKTPSCGAGGIEASTPH; encoded by the coding sequence GTGATCGGCGTCGACCTGGGCATCAAGCACCTCGCGGTGTTCTCCGACGGCCGCCCGACCGCCGAGAACCCCAAACACTACGACACCGCGCGCCGCAAGCTCGGCCGCCTGTCCCGTACGATCGCCCGCCGCCTGGGCCCTGACCGGCGCACCGGGCAGCAGCCTTCGAAGCGTTGGCAGCGCGCGGATGCGGCCCGCAACCGGGTGCACTACCGCACCGCGAACCTGCGGCGGGACGCGCTCCACAAGCTCACCACCAGCCTGGCCCGCGAGTACGGCACGATCGTGGTGGAAGACCTCAACGTCTCGGGAATGCTCAGGAACCGCAGACTCGCCCGCGTCGTGGCCGACGCCGGGTTCGGCGAGATCCGGCGTCAACTCGCCTACAAAACCCGGTGGAACGGCGGAACGCTCGAAGTGGCGGACCGCTGGTTCCCCAGCAGCAAGACGTGTTCCGGATGCCAGGCAGTGACACCCAAACTGCCTCTCCGGATACGGATGTACGTATGCGACCACTGCGGACTCGTCCTCGACCGGGATGAGAACGCGGCACTGAACCTCGCCGCACTCGTGAAGCGGCACGTCGCCGGGAGTGGCCCGGAGACAGAAAACGGACGTGGAGCCGACCGTAAGACCCCGTCCTGCGGGGCCGGTGGCATTGAAGCGTCTACCCCGCATTGA